The genomic stretch ATAGTAGTGACAAGTGCCACTGATGTGGAGCATAGCCAGATGTCAAGTTCAGTTCAGATAGATGTACGTAGGTGTAATTTCATCATATAAAGGTAAACACTTGCATGGATTTTATACTGGGAATAATCACTTTTATTTTACCACATGAATGCAATACATACATACGTTAATGCGGGAAACGAACACTGTTTCTTCCAAAAAACCTGACTCGCAAAGAAAATGTTTGTGTCATGTCGACTAttgacttgtcactcccacacagccccccctCCCTGGTATGGTGGTgtacttaaacttcacctctcAGCTTGCCCAAGTGCAGATAGTGTGGGTGTGGGTGCTGCTTGATGATTCCGCCGCTGCATTAGGTCCCCTGGTGTGGAGCTCCGGTGTGTCACAGCTGTCTGGCTCTGCGGAAGGCGTGAGTTTGTTGTCAGTTGTGCCTGAAATTGTCTGTGAGATTGCAGTCGGCGCTGtcattgtccaagcgggttttacACACTCAGTGGAAACCTTGGTCAACTTTAcctggaggaggatatccattgtgtgtgtgccccgtcctagcacttggtatggtccagtgtacggtggctgtaaagaatgacgtaccaggtctgtgcggagcatgatgtgggaacaagtatcaaaggacttgtgtatgaacactggGTGCGTGCCATGCTGAGACATTGGGACTGCATGTAACATCTCTGCatgcttcctcatttgttgcaagaggtgTGGGGTAGTTGTCtcatctgggagaggaactggtgTGAGGAATTCTGCTGGAACACGTAGTGGTTCTCCATATACGAACTCTGCTGAGGAACAactgatgtctgtttttaatgcggtcTGTATCCCCAGCAAAACCAATGGCAACACTTCAGTCCATGGGTCCTCGTGGCACATCAGGGCAGCCTTTGAAGTCTggtgccacctttccaccaaacAGTTGCTGGCCAGGTGGTAGCTAGTTGTCCGGTTTCGTTAGAAGCCGCATAGTTTCCACAGTTGTAGGAACAGTGTCGACTAGAATTGGCATCCTTGGTCGGTGGTAATGAAAAATGGGCACCCAGAACGAGCTACCCAAGTTTCCAAGAATGCCCGTGcagtagtctctgcagaaatgtccctgattggtgtagcctctgcccacCGTGTGAAACGATCCACTGCAGTAAGCAAGTACCTGTAACCGTCCAAATGGGGGAGGGGTCCAACCAAGTCAATGTGTAAATGCCCAAAATGTGCTGTTGGGGTTGGGAATTGTCCTACTGGAGTGTGAACATGGCATCCCACTTGGCTAtgttgacactgatagcagctgcgggcccactcccgtgtatctttcttgattgaaggccacacaaaaTGGTCCGTCACTAACTTCACTGAGGCATTGGTTTCTGGGTGTGCCAGGTTGTGAATGCTGTCGAATACCTTTCGTCGGAACTGGGGAGTCATGTATGGGTGTGGTCTAACCATGGAAGTGTCGCACCATATCTTAAATGGGCTGCAGGGGGCGTCCACAAGTTGTAAATGTAGGCCAGTGGAAGAGTCCACCCACAAGGACTGCAGCTgtgcatatatttatttatttacattttctttccgttgagccatcgtaatgatggcttttgcaaacacCAGACTTAATGCtatggttatatttacacttattaaatacactatattctgtagctgttgcttctaatgtctattttttacatttatcacattacaaccgatatgctaatgcctcatgttacaatcactatcttaaaatttgttgaaagagtataaacatttttctattagaaaagattttaattttgttttaaaaaaatttcccgTGTACGTTCTTAGAGTTTGGAAGCTTGTaataccaaatcaaaccactgatatatggacttctatcagtcatttttaacgttgctctgttacggaaatagttacttttttctagtgttgtgatcatgtacatcactgcccttgatagctgctgttggttgacttataaaaattacaactattttgaagatgtacagagaatatattgtcagatatttgtgcTGTACAAACATTTCATGAAATGAATCTCTGTCCCATCTCATGTatatgtcttattgctcttttctgtagtagtagtagtagtagtagtagtagtagtagtagtagtagtagtagtattctttttagATCTAAATCAGTTGCACAGCCCCACAGTTCAATTCCGTAATTGAGAAGGGGGTAAAGttttccataatatactaatttcagtgcttggctaggaattatctttgcgagctggctgaggagatacatggcactactgacttttctgcatacgaaattaatgtggtaCGTCCTCCGCAAATTTTCATCAGCGTACACACCCAGGAATtttcagttaccattttctgttgcagggATATTACACACACTATACATATTGTTGTGAGAcctgcctgttttaaatgtcagtagttgagatttggtgacattcacgTTGAGTCCCTGCTCACTGAAGTATgttgttacttctgttacaccactagaagcaagagattctagctcatTAGATTCACTCCCATAGAATAAGTTTGACATGTCATTggcatagcttacaatatgggagttaatgggttgtgcaatgtcgttaatataaataaggaagagagagggtccaaggattgagccctgtggtacaccctgtaatacaggttcactggtggactgggagttcatgattttGTTATCTAGCTTGTATGgcaatttagtgctttgcttaaGATTCAGCAGGTATGTGGTTAGAAGATTCATGGCTTGATCCCCAATACTTtaagattttagctttttaagaagtgccctatggtttactgtatcaaatgCTCTTGACAGGTCCAAAAATATACCCGCAGTCTGCATCTTTTGGTCTAACGGACAGTAAACTTCATGGATGAgctgtgtaactgctgtggttgtaattagctcttttctgaagcaatgctgcgaatctacaagcagtttgttttgtgaaaaaggcaGCTTAGCTGAGAGAGGATAATGCTTTCgaatatcttactaaaagtgggaattaatgatattggtctatagttggagatgtcttccttacttccctttttatacactggtttcactacaGTCAATTTTAGAACCATTGGATACATGTTTCCTCTAATGCTGCAATTAACCAGGTGAGTAAGAGGTTTAGAGATCTCTTTTAATCACGctttagtaatagcactggatacaccatcccatccagatgaaaattTTTCTGTGGCATGTATATTGCCTTCGAATCtcctgctcattcacttccacaaattcaaattcgaTACACTGGGTGATATGGCATTGGGTCTCTACCTGTTAATCTACAATATGGGTTGATTGTTCACCAGAAATGTAGTAGTTACTAAAAATATTATATAGTATCTGGGTCTTTTATAATGTTACCAGCATGTCTTATGCTGAGTGGTTCCACATTCATCTTGTTGGGACCTTTTTGGTATTTGACAATCAATTTCCAACatgctttgcttatgttgtcagactgttctattgttttgctgttaatctgcCTTCTTAGGTggacaatttcagttttaaaagtttgcttagccctattgtatttttccttgaaaacctgcaTAGCAGTAGCTTCATAAAGCTGGTTTAGatcatgtacttgctgcctgaTCATAATCAGATTTGTTGGTagttttagtctaggattacttcAATTTTGACGgtgtttaactaccttctggatttctctgactggacaacaatattcataatgatgcagtagggttgagtagaattcattccatttctcatctgacccttttacctggtacacagaatcccatttctcattcgCTAGTTTGTCTTTAAGAGCATTAATATTTGCGGTATTCAGCATTCGTTTATgtagcacaatttttgttattttaggcacaactgaattgttgtattctatcacctgacagaagtggtcagaataaagaaaatctaaattactgtaatttaccttatctACAACATGTTGTTTATAGCATAATGTATTCTAGTGGAACACGTGTCCGTCACTCTAGTGTCAGAGTTCACTATATTTACAAGATTGTATGAGGTCAGTATGTCACTGagtttgcatctatattaaagtcacctaatATAAGTAAGGTCATTAGAACCAGCCTGACCAATAACACTACGAAgtttatccataaacagcattacatcagcatttggtgGCCTATATACTCCAATCACTTTATGCTTTGGTAACTTAAGATCATTACTGCAGAGTACAATTGATCCTTCTTTGGTGTGGTGATCAAGAAAGGAAATTCTTTAGGTTCTATGTCCTTATTAACATAAAATGCCACACCACCACCtttatggttttgcctacaataactAGTTGCTAGTATGTAACCTTCTAATCTATAATAAATTATTTGACTGCATTTTAGACCATGTTCCATTATTACTGGTACATGTGGCAAGTGTTCCTCTATGAATATTTGTAGAATGTCTAGTTCGTTTCTGAGATATTGCACGTTTAGGTGCATTAACTTTAAGGGTGTTATCCCTTCTTGTTTATTAACCATCTTGCGTGAATCAAAATTGAGTTACACTTTTTACAACATTTTACAGACAATGGTTTTTTTAGAACTGACCTGCAATGACTGATGACTTATTTCACTGCCTGGGTTTTCTTTGCACGAACGGGACTCAGTAATATCTGAAATACATCCGTGAAAACTATTATTATGGTCCTTTATTCTAAAAAAAAAGGCCTCGTGGTTGTAGCCCAGAGCAATTGGAGCTTTCTCCACACTGTCTTTCTCGCACACTTTGGTTATGTGGGAAACTAGCttgtccttccctttcctatttaaGTGGAATCCGTGTTTTGTATGTCAATCACGACTCATCTTACTTAAGTCTTTCAAATGTACATGGCTAAATctatcacacagtttctttagctCGGAATTGTAATGTCGAATCTCCTTGTTTACACACGACCACAGTGGTAAATCATGCCACACTGGCACGTTTGTGATGACAATGTTCGTTTGatatagttttggtaatatgtCACGGAAGCTTCGCAGGGCTGTCTTGCTTTCATTTTTGTATACCTCGTTGCCGCTGCCAGTAATCACAATGTGAGCATCTTTGTTCAAGTGACTTGTTTCTGTTGTAATACGCTCCACCACTGCATTTAACATTGCACCAGGCTTGATTTTCacgaaaactgaatgctttgaatgcTTACTTTCGCGGAAATGTTTGGATAGATCTTTTTCATGACTGTTGGCATACAGAAGCAGCTCTTTGGTGCATCATAAAGTTGGCAAGTTCTTTTTTGGTTCTTTAGTGGGAGTTTTGCGATTACTCTCTGGTTCGTTTATGTCCGTTGCATTACCACAATCTGTTACTAGTGCCGAGAATTTGTTTGATAATGGTATCACTGGGGCTGTACTTACATGTAATTCTTGCTTGTTTTTTTTCGGCACATGCCAAATTATCTGCACGGAACGACTATTAACAACAGCGTTGTCTTGAGTTACGCGATAATTATCCAATCCACTGCTTTATATTTAGTTTCCAACTCTTGATATTTCCTCAGAAGTTCTTGATATTTTGTATTGATTGACACTAAATCATCTGTTAACAtgcttattattatttcttttgtctttAGCGTGTTCATTATTTCGTTTTCAGCGGCACTTAAGAAGCACTGTCAGCATGTCCAGCCATGTTTGtcttttatatatttcaaattGACTTTGACGCATTTATCGTGGTACCAGTACTTGCAGTCGGCACACAGGATACCTCTTTTGACCTTCTTCAAGCAAATTTTACAAACCACACTATCACTTTTTAAAGAAATTGAGACATCACTACACGAAAAATGTTCACTCGACGCCATCTTGTGTGGTCTGAAGCCTGTGCCCTTGCCAGTTCAGAATAATCCAACAATGGACTTATCCCGTTACTGTGCaagaaatagtctgccacaatgttgtCGGCACCATGGATGTGAGGCACGTCTGTTGAACGAAAACTGGCATGTAAACTCCATATGGCGGGCCTGGCGGGGGGAACATGAATCGCTGATTTTGTAGAAAGCTGCCACGAGAGGTTTATGGTTGGTGTATATGGTGAATTGCCTGCCCTCAACGAAAGGGCGGAAGTGCCTGACACTTTCATACATTGCGAGGAGTTCTCTGTTGTAAGCACTCAGTTTGACTCGTCTGTAGGTTTTGTGAGAAAACAGTGGCTGCCAATGACCcttcactggtgcagtgctgcaccGATTGCAACTTGGCTTGCATCCACTACTAGGGCTATCTGAGCTCCTGGTGCAGGGTGTGAAAGTCCCACTGCgttgtgaaggctgttttgcagtgccttgaaagcAGAATCCATCTCGGGTGTCCATGGGAGTGTCCAGCCAAGGCATTGTTCAGTGGCGTCTGGATTGCTGCCGTtccagggaggtggcgacgatagaaattaatcattcctaggAATCGTCGGAGATCGTGGTAGTTTTGAGGCTGTGGTAGGGTACACAACTACTCCaaaatgccctgagctgacactttataacACAGGAAGGTCACCACGGGTTCCCCAAACACGAACTTGTCCTTGTTAAGTGTTATTCCATGAGCACTATGCCTGCTTTGCACCTCGTTTATGCTTTGCACCTCGTTTATGCTTTGCACCTCGTTTATGCTTTGCACCTCGTTTATGCTTTGCACCTCGTTTATGCTTTGCACCTCGTTTATGCTTTGCACCTCGTTTATGCTTTGCACCTCGTTTATGCTTTGCACCTCGTTTATGCTTTGCACCTCGTTTATGCTTTGCACCTCGTTTATGCTTTGCACCTCGTTTATGCTTTGCACCTCGTTTATGCTTTGCACCTCGTTTATGCTTTGCACCTCGTTTATGCTTTGCACCTCGTTTATGCTTTGCACCTCGTTTATGCTTTGCACCTCGTTTATGCTTTGCACCTCGTTTATGCTTTGCACCTCGTTTATGCTTTGCACCTCGTTTATGCTTTGCACCTCGTTTATGCTTTGCACCTCGTTTATGCTTTGCACCTCGTTTATGCTTTGCACCTCGTTTATGCGTTTCTGATGGTCAGAAACATTCCCCGAAAACAccagaatatcgtctaaataggcgaaaTGGTACGGTAACCCTCTTAGCTCCCTGCCCAGAAACtgttgccatgtttgggcagcattTTTCAGCCCGAATGGCATCACCAAAAAGTCAAACAGCCCGAATGGAGTTGTCACTGCAGTCTTTGTCCTGCTCTGCCATTGGGACCTGATTATAAGCCTTACGGCAGTCTAAAACGCTGAATATGGTCGCCCCGGCCAGTGAAtgggtgaaatcctgtatatgtggcacACGGTACCTTTCCGGAACAGTTAGGGCATTCAAAGCTCTGCCATGACCCATTCTTTTTACGGGTGAGGTGCAGAGGAGAGGACTACGGACTGTTGAATGGCTGTATAGTTCCTTCTTGTAGCATCTCGTTGAAAATGGTCTCGATTTCCCGCAAGCGATCAGGTGCAAGCCTGCGAACGTgtgaggagactggtgggcctGAAGTGTACGGATGTGGTGCACCGTCTCATGCTTCGCCCTGTTCTTTCTTGTTCCGTGTTGTGGCTTGGGTGTCGCCTTTGCGGTTGAAAGTGTAGGAGCCTGTTGTTGTGCCGTCAACTGTTTTGATGTCATTTGAGCCATCTCCAGGTCAGATTCCTTCATTGCTATGGTGCTCTCCCAGGTGGGTGTGCTGATGTTATCTGCCCTCGGGCATGCATGAGAGGTCGGACGTCCTTGTATTCCCGGGATAACCCATCCATTGGCAGAATAGATCAGTTTTGACTTACATAAATCCGCTGACAGCGCATGTTTTGCCAGGAACTGgctggtggaaccagcaataaccggTGCCGTTGTTTGCATGATGCAGTGGGCGCGTTGGCtgctggctctgtgtgtgtgtgtgtgtgtgtgtgtgtgtgtgtgtgtgtgtgtgtgtgtgtgtgtttgtgtgtgtttgtgtgtgtttgtgtgtttgtgtgtgtttgtgtgtgtttgtgtgtgtttgtgtgtgtttgtgtgtgtttgtgtgtgtttgtgtgtgtttgtgtgtgtttgtgtgtgtttgtgtgtgtttgtgtgtgtttgtgtgtgtttgtgtgtgtttgtgtgtgtttgtgtgtgtttgtgtgtgtttgtgtgtgtttgtgtgtgtttgtgtgtgtgtttgtgtgtgtgtttgtgtgtgtgtttgtgtgtgtttgtgtgtgtgtttgtgtgtgtgtttgtgtgtgtgtttgtgtgtgtgtttgtgtgtgtgtttgtgtgtgtgtttgtgtgtgtgtttgtgtgtgtgtttgtgtgtgtgtttgtgtgtgtgtttgtgtgtgtgtttgtgtgtgtgtttgtgtgtgtgtgtgtttgtgtgtgtgtgtgtgtttgtgtgtgtgtgtgtgtttgtgtgtgtgtgtgtgtttgtgtttgtgtgtgtgtgtgtttgtgtttgtgtgtgtgtgtgtttgtgtgtgtgtgtgtttgtgtgtgtgtttgtgtgtgtgtgtgtttgtgtgtgtgtgtgtttgtgtgtgtgtgtgtttgtgtgtgtgtgtgtttgtgtgtgtgtgtgtttgtgtgtgtgtgtgtttgtgtgtgtgtgtgtttgtgtgtgtgtgtgtgtttgtgtgtgtgtgtgtttgtgtgtgtgtgtgtttgtgtgtgtgtgtgtttgtgtgtgtgtttgtttgtgtgtttgtgtgtgtttgtgtgtgtttgtgtgtgtttgtgtgtgtttgtgtgtgtgtgtgtttgtgtgtgtgtgtgtttgtgtgtgtgtgtgtttgtgtgtgtgtgtgtttgtgtgtgtgtgtgtttgtgtgtgtttgtgtgtgtttgtgtgtgtgtgtgtgtgtgtttgtgtgtgtttgtgtgtgtttgtgtgtgtgtgtgtttgtgtgtgtgtgtgtgtgtttgtgtgtgtgtgtgtgtgtttgtgtttgtgtgtgtttgtgtgtgtttgtgtttgtgtgtgtttgtgtttgtgtgtgtttgtgtttgtgtgtgtttgtgtgtgtgtgtgtgtttgtttgtgtgtgtgccgCCGCAACTTTGCGTGGCTCTAGCCGCTGCAGCTGGGCAGTCAGCTGATAGATGGCAGCGCGGAGAGATCATAAATCTTTGGTCACGTCCAGCGCTCGTCATGCAGTCGTGGCAGCACAAGCTGGAGGCGCCGTGTCAATCGGCTTCTGCCGTTCTCAGCTGGTGTCGTTGGCTGAAGTGGTTGCGGCGGCAGCCACTGTGGTGTGCAAGTCGAGCAGGGAGTGCGCACTATCGGCCATTTGCAGCAACTCGCTTAATGGCCGGCCCTCGAAAGCAGTTAAGGACACCTGCGGAGGTAACTGCTGTTGCCAGATTAATCACAAGTAGTGTGTCTGAGAACACAGAAGGGTCCACCATAGCATGTAAATGCTGGTAAAAGTCTGAAGGTGACCTGTCACCACGTTTCTCGTGGTACAGGAGCTGTGTTATCCGTCACTCCACAGGTTTTGTGAAATGCGAAATAAACGCCATCTTGAGGATGGCGTAGGCTTGTTGTGGTGGTGGTTGCATGATTATATCTGATACGGAACGTTGATCCAGGTTGCATATCACTagcgtgaactgttcaaaatcgactatttgttgctgcacgaaaatgttttccatAATAGCGAACCAAATTTCTGGATGTTCGGGAATAAAAGGTGGGGGCCGAATTTGTAACCGCAATGCGGGTGGCCACGAGAGCCGGCGAGCGGAAAGTTTGAAACTCGTGGGAGGGGCACACTGACGCGGGTGATGAAAATGGGAGCACATTTGGTCTGATACTGGCGTGTCCTGCGGGCTGGTTGTGTGAGGCAATATCCAGGAACCGCCGGTGCACGCGGTGCAGTTCGAAATGTAATGTCGTGGACGAAGTCAGTATTGGATGTAGGAATACGTGGCACTGTGAACTGAGGGATTTGCTGCATCGTGTCGAACTTCTTTTTGATATTCTGGATGATGCCGTCGATGTCGCGGAAGAGGTTGTGTGCAGATGACCTGTCAATAAGAGACTGTGCGGAAAATAGCTAAAGAAACTTGTCTACTGTCACACTACTTAGTTACGGGGTAATTTCACTATATAAAGGGAAACCCTTGTGTGGATTTTATACTGGGAATAATCACTTTCATTGTACCGCACAAATGCAATACATACATATGTTAATGCGGGAAACGAACACTGACTGTCTCCTCAAAAGAACCTCACTCGCAAGGAGAATGTTTGTGTCCTGTCGACTGTAGACTTATCACTCCCACATGTATATTGCAGCATCCACCAGTGGGGAAATTGACCTGGCCATCCTGAAAGTACTTTAGGGCAAAGAACTCTGTTCTCACATTCAAGAACTTTTACCAGAAAAAGTTCCAATGCAGTGATACAGAATGGCAAGTTCAAAGAATAGATAAGATCTGCTCACTGGACCAAATTGGAAAGCtcactctcattggaggtgatgTAAAAAGAATCTGCAATGACACTTAAAAATGTATGGATACCCACTTAAAGCATGTTGTTAATGTTAATTATGTAGTTTACTTGCCAGGTATAAATATTAGAATATCCAATTTGTGCTTCATGCTGTAGTAACTGTTACCTCTTAAGTTAGCTTGGAGCTCTTGTGAGGTGACAGAGGTTTTTGTTTCAGGTTTTGCACCACAGTGCAATACATCCAAACTGCACTGCCATGAGGACATCCCATTTCTGTCTGCCTGTCAGCTCAGACTGGAACACTTGTGATATGTATGGAAAATGCAGGTACAGTCTTGTCCCATGTTGCAAGGGTGTTTGTGGTGTGCTGTGAAATGGTGAACCTACCTTATATGCATCCATATTTTTGCTCATCATTGTGCAGTAGCTGATCATCTTAGCTCAGACATTGCCTGTGTTCTGTTGCTGATTGCTGTTAGTGTGTCGAAGTAGTATTGGGTGAACTGTTGAATAATCTGTTCCTGTAACTGGACTGAATGTGATTAGTGTTTGGATGGAATGTTTGGTGAGAGTAACTAAAGgctattttgaaaacattgtgtggTTTGTACTGTATTTCTTACAGCATTTATAGCTGTGTATTTCTGCTGGTAATAATTTTACTCTCATAGTTAACCAAAAATTTTTAGGGGTCCTAGTTGTGCTGTTGCACATGAGAATTGCAGGTAAAATGCATGTTAGCTGTCTTGTTCTTCCTGAATTTTTTGTGCATGTGCCACTCATTTCCAAAGCATATTATCTTGTTCAAGAGTATATTCTTCAGCATTTACGCTCATTGTAGTCCTCTCTTATTCATCCCTCACCTGCTCTGTCTTGTTTATGCTCCTGCAATTGGTCTTCATCCACATTTTGTCCATTCCAGAGCTGCTCATGGTAGCATTTGTTTTGCCATTCTTTTAAGATGACCAAACCATTTCAGCCCATTTAACTCAGTTTTCTTTGAGATTGATCTGAAGTTCCattcttagacttcttattttgtCCCAACTCATCTTAGCTAGAATCCCTCATAAAAAGTGCATGTGTCACTTGTATTTGACTCAGATCTTTATTTGTCCTGAAGCAGCATTCTGATTCACAGATCAAAATTGGTAGACAATATTTGCATACTATGATTTTCATTCTAGTTATTTGCCTGatacacaataaacaaaattatgaCTATTTTTCTGCACTGTCTGAAATTTTTTCTATGTGGTTTCCTATCCTGGTTTGCTTGCTTTGTAGATATTTGAAAGCATGTACTTCAATAAGTTTTCCATTACAACCATAAACCTTCAGTTTCCCTGCTGATTTTCATTACCTAACTTTTTAACTGTATTTCCATGCCCTTCagcaccccccagggggtccacaactcttttgtggatacgtgcatggcgagcatggggccccgagctattgctgccttccttctttccagggctgcatttccttccccttcccccccttGCTCCTTCACCCtcactctctcctctccctctcttggtgtccttgcttatgttggccccccgctatcttcctggttttgttggttttacaatttggctttgttgcgtaatcaccttcttttggcactccctggtccccctctgggacTTGACCTCCATCACTAAATTTCTCCTCCgtggtgtgagccatttggggaagagcaccttactaGCGTCTCCGTGTGCCCTTCTagcacattccaccttttctttcacgtcattgtctgatgctagggtgcatagccagcaccgTAGCCACCCCGTGTGGTGGAGTTGCTATGTACCCTtgtggttgagccccctgaacacacagggatcacacttctgatacctgagctgtgaccacctcatgcaagccttggagtggttgctcgtcatcatgGAGCATTgcaactcccggcaatggccgccgtgccagacggcccttgctgtggctgggtggcacctgtgaggagagcccctgatcggagtgggtgataccagggcggacgctatgcaaatgaaacgcatacgggt from Schistocerca serialis cubense isolate TAMUIC-IGC-003099 chromosome 10, iqSchSeri2.2, whole genome shotgun sequence encodes the following:
- the LOC126424707 gene encoding uncharacterized protein LOC126424707 translates to MGLVLMSEGSGPPGNSAAPGLVLTSEGNGPPKISAATETHKRGAKHKRGAKHKRGAKHKRGAKHKRGAKHKRGAKHKRGAKHKRGAKHKRGAKHKRGAKHKRGAKHKRGAKHKRGAKHKRGAKHKRGAKHKRGAKHKRGAKHKRGAKHKRGAKHKRGAKHKRGAKHKRGAKHKRGAKHKRGAKHKRGAKQA